In Pseudomonas putida, a genomic segment contains:
- a CDS encoding outer membrane beta-barrel protein — MKTLPSLIAALAVCAAGITTVQAADENFASVTYGQTSDKVKKSGLLQRNTDHLNADGIIGKDDTWGVRVGKINEERRYYMTYDNVSGDHSGLKLRQENLLGSYDMFLPVGDTTKLFGGGSAGLTKMTQDSPGMSRDKDYGYAVGLQAGVIQELTDKASVELGYRYLRTNAATEVGEHGGPKAGTLRLHSSAQTYLSANYKF, encoded by the coding sequence ATGAAAACCCTTCCTTCCCTGATCGCCGCCCTGGCCGTTTGCGCCGCAGGTATCACCACTGTCCAGGCCGCCGACGAAAACTTCGCCAGCGTGACCTACGGCCAGACCAGCGACAAAGTGAAGAAATCCGGGCTGCTGCAGCGCAACACCGACCACCTCAATGCCGACGGTATCATCGGCAAGGACGATACCTGGGGCGTGCGGGTCGGTAAGATCAACGAAGAACGCCGCTACTACATGACCTACGACAACGTCTCCGGCGACCACAGCGGACTTAAGCTGCGCCAGGAAAACCTGCTCGGCAGCTACGATATGTTCTTGCCGGTTGGCGACACCACCAAACTGTTCGGCGGCGGTTCCGCCGGTCTCACCAAGATGACCCAGGACTCGCCCGGCATGAGCCGCGACAAGGACTACGGTTATGCGGTGGGCCTGCAGGCCGGCGTGATCCAGGAACTCACCGACAAAGCCTCGGTCGAGCTGGGCTATCGTTACCTGCGCACCAACGCCGCCACCGAAGTGGGCGAGCATGGCGGGCCCAAGGCTGGCACCCTGCGCTTGCACAGCAGCGCGCAGACCTACCTGTCGGCCAACTACAAGTTCTGA
- a CDS encoding response regulator yields the protein MKLLVVEDEALLRHHLYTRLGESGHVVQAVGDAEEALYQAEQYHFDLAVIDLGLPGMSGLELIGRLRSQDKTFPILILTARGNWQDKVEGLAAGADDYLVKPFQFEELEARLNALLRRSSGFTQSTIAAGPLVLDLNRKQATLEEQPLALTAYEYRILEYLMRHHQQVVAKDRLMEQLYPDDEERDPNVIEVLVGRLRRKLEGEHGFKPIDTVRGLGYLFTERCR from the coding sequence ATGAAACTGCTGGTGGTCGAGGACGAAGCCCTGCTACGCCATCACCTCTACACCCGCCTGGGCGAAAGCGGCCACGTGGTCCAGGCCGTGGGTGACGCCGAGGAAGCGTTGTACCAGGCCGAGCAGTACCATTTCGACCTGGCCGTGATCGACCTGGGCCTGCCCGGCATGAGTGGCCTGGAATTGATCGGCCGACTGCGCAGCCAGGACAAGACCTTCCCCATCCTCATCCTCACTGCCCGCGGCAACTGGCAGGACAAGGTCGAAGGCCTGGCCGCCGGCGCCGACGACTACCTGGTCAAGCCCTTCCAGTTCGAAGAGCTGGAGGCGCGCCTGAACGCCCTGTTGCGCCGCTCCAGCGGCTTCACCCAATCGACCATCGCCGCCGGCCCCCTGGTACTGGACCTCAACCGCAAGCAGGCGACCCTGGAAGAGCAACCGCTGGCGCTGACCGCCTACGAATACCGCATCCTCGAATACCTCATGCGTCATCACCAGCAGGTGGTGGCCAAGGATCGCCTGATGGAGCAGCTCTACCCCGACGACGAGGAGCGTGATCCCAATGTCATAGAGGTGCTGGTCGGCCGCCTGCGGCGCAAGCTTGAGGGCGAGCATGGCTTCAAGCCGATCGACACCGTGCGTGGCCTGGGCTACCTGTTCACCGAGCGCTGCCGATGA
- a CDS encoding ATP-binding protein has product MIRSLRVRLMLAGTVLALLFMLAMLPALQKAFSLALQESIEQRLASDVTTLISAARIEQAHLQMPDTLPDERYNLPYTGLLGYIFDRDGQLVWRSKATVDKHINYRPRYDGRGNEFARIHQDDGEEFFVYDVEVKLLGGQSAAYSIVALQPVREYEHTLDGLREDLYLGFGAALLTLLALLWAGLTWALRSLRRLSLELDEVETGARDGLSREHPRELLRLTGSLNRLLRSEREQRQRYRDSLGDLAHSLKTPLAVLQGVGESMVQRNGEREQARVLQTQIERMSQQIDYQLQRASLRKSGLVRHSVQLRPVLDSLCSTLTKVYRDKQVRVDIEVPQQAQVPMEQGALLELLGNLLENAYRLCLGQVRVSLEQAPGRMVLAVEDDGPGVPVDQRERILERGERLDRQHPGQGIGLAVVKDIVESYDAQLSLEDSPLGGAAFRITFHLD; this is encoded by the coding sequence ATGATCCGCTCGCTGCGGGTACGCCTGATGCTGGCCGGCACCGTGCTGGCCTTGCTGTTCATGCTGGCCATGCTGCCGGCCCTGCAGAAGGCCTTCAGCCTGGCCTTGCAGGAGTCGATCGAGCAGCGCCTGGCCTCGGACGTGACCACCTTGATCTCCGCGGCGCGCATCGAGCAGGCCCATCTGCAGATGCCCGACACACTGCCGGACGAGCGCTACAACCTGCCGTACACCGGCCTGCTCGGCTACATCTTCGACCGTGACGGGCAACTGGTGTGGCGTTCCAAGGCCACCGTCGACAAGCACATCAACTACCGCCCCCGCTACGATGGGCGCGGCAACGAGTTCGCCCGTATTCACCAGGACGATGGCGAGGAATTCTTCGTCTATGACGTCGAGGTCAAGCTGCTCGGCGGGCAAAGCGCGGCCTACAGCATCGTCGCCCTGCAGCCGGTGCGGGAGTACGAACACACCCTCGATGGCCTGCGCGAAGACCTCTACCTGGGCTTTGGCGCGGCCTTGCTGACCTTGCTGGCGCTGCTCTGGGCCGGCCTGACCTGGGCGCTGCGTTCGTTGCGCCGGCTCAGCCTGGAACTGGACGAGGTCGAGACCGGGGCCCGCGACGGGCTGAGCCGCGAGCACCCGCGTGAATTGCTACGTCTTACCGGTTCGCTGAACCGCCTGCTGCGCAGTGAGCGCGAACAGCGCCAGCGCTACCGGGACTCGCTTGGCGACCTGGCGCACAGCCTGAAAACCCCCCTTGCAGTGTTGCAAGGGGTGGGTGAAAGCATGGTCCAGCGCAACGGCGAACGCGAGCAGGCACGGGTACTGCAGACCCAGATCGAGCGCATGAGCCAACAGATCGATTACCAACTCCAGCGCGCCAGCTTGCGCAAAAGCGGGTTGGTGCGTCATTCGGTGCAATTGCGACCCGTGCTGGACAGCCTGTGCAGCACGCTGACCAAGGTCTACCGTGACAAGCAGGTGCGGGTGGATATCGAGGTGCCGCAGCAGGCCCAGGTGCCGATGGAGCAGGGCGCGTTGCTGGAATTGCTCGGTAACCTTCTGGAAAACGCCTATCGACTGTGCCTGGGGCAGGTCCGCGTGAGCCTGGAACAAGCGCCGGGCCGGATGGTGCTGGCGGTGGAGGATGACGGGCCAGGCGTGCCGGTCGACCAACGCGAGCGGATTCTCGAGCGCGGCGAGCGGCTGGACCGGCAGCATCCGGGGCAGGGTATCGGCCTGGCGGTGGTCAAGGACATCGTCGAGAGCTACGACGCCCAGTTGAGCCTGGAGGATTCGCCGCTGGGTGGGGCGGCTTTCCGCATCACCTTTCATCTGGATTGA
- a CDS encoding dicarboxylate/amino acid:cation symporter produces MTTRQPLYKSLYVQVLVAITIGILLGHFYPETGVALKPLGDGFVKLIKMVIAPIIFCTVVSGIAGMQSMKSVGKTGGYALLYFEIVSTVALIIGLVVVNVVQPGAGMHIDVSTLNASSVAAYAAAGAQQTTVGFLLNVIPNTVVGAFANGDILQVLMFSVLFGFALHRLGSYGKPVLDLIDRFAHVMFNIINMIMKLAPVGAFGAMAFTIGQYGVGSLVQLGYLMACFYITCLLFVLVVLGGICRAHGFSVLKLIRYIREELLIVLGTSSSESALPRMLAKMERLGAKKSVVGLVIPTGYSFNLDGTSIYLTMAAVFIAQATDTHMDITHQITLLLVLLVASKGAAGVTGSGFIVLAATLSAVGHLPVAGLALILGIDRFMSEARALTNLVGNAVATVVVAKWVKEMDNDKLASELASGGAPLELNAPTDDLGVAETPVR; encoded by the coding sequence ATGACGACTCGTCAGCCGCTGTACAAATCCCTGTATGTCCAGGTGTTGGTCGCCATCACCATCGGCATCCTGCTTGGCCACTTCTACCCCGAAACCGGCGTCGCCCTGAAACCGCTGGGTGATGGTTTCGTCAAACTGATCAAGATGGTCATCGCGCCCATCATCTTCTGTACCGTGGTCAGCGGCATCGCTGGCATGCAGAGCATGAAGTCGGTCGGCAAGACCGGCGGCTACGCGCTGCTGTACTTCGAAATCGTCTCCACCGTCGCCCTGATCATCGGCCTGGTCGTGGTCAACGTGGTCCAGCCGGGCGCCGGCATGCACATCGACGTCAGCACCCTGAACGCCAGCAGCGTGGCCGCCTATGCCGCCGCCGGCGCGCAGCAGACCACCGTCGGCTTCCTGCTCAACGTCATCCCCAACACCGTGGTCGGCGCCTTCGCCAACGGCGACATCCTGCAAGTGCTGATGTTCTCGGTGCTGTTCGGCTTCGCCCTGCACCGCCTGGGCAGCTACGGCAAGCCGGTGCTGGACCTGATCGACCGCTTCGCCCATGTCATGTTCAACATCATCAACATGATCATGAAGCTGGCCCCGGTCGGTGCCTTCGGTGCCATGGCCTTCACCATCGGCCAGTACGGCGTGGGTTCGCTGGTGCAACTGGGCTACCTGATGGCCTGCTTCTACATCACCTGCCTGCTGTTCGTGCTGGTGGTGCTGGGCGGTATCTGCCGTGCCCACGGCTTCAGCGTACTCAAGCTGATCCGCTACATCCGTGAAGAACTGCTGATCGTACTGGGTACGTCCTCGTCGGAATCGGCCCTGCCGCGCATGCTGGCCAAGATGGAGCGCCTGGGCGCGAAGAAATCGGTGGTTGGCCTGGTGATCCCGACCGGCTACTCGTTCAACCTCGACGGTACCTCGATCTACCTGACCATGGCTGCGGTGTTCATCGCCCAGGCCACCGACACGCACATGGACATCACCCACCAGATCACCCTGCTGCTGGTGCTGCTGGTCGCGTCCAAAGGTGCTGCCGGCGTAACCGGTTCGGGCTTCATCGTGCTGGCCGCCACCCTGTCGGCCGTCGGCCACCTGCCGGTTGCCGGCCTGGCGCTGATCCTCGGCATCGACCGCTTCATGTCCGAAGCCCGCGCCCTGACCAACCTGGTCGGCAACGCCGTCGCCACCGTGGTGGTGGCCAAGTGGGTGAAAGAGATGGACAACGACAAGCTGGCCTCGGAGCTGGCTTCCGGTGGCGCGCCGCTGGAGCTGAATGCACCGACCGATGACCTGGGTGTCGCCGAGACTCCGGTTCGCTGA
- a CDS encoding SprT family zinc-dependent metalloprotease, with protein MPELLKQRVETCYQQAETFFKRPFPRPEISFKLRGQKAGVAHLHENLLRFNLQLYRENQEDFLRQTVAHEVAHLVAHQLFGDRIQAHGEEWQLIMRGVYELPPNRCHNYEVQRRVVTRYIYRCPCPESDFPFTAQRHKLVRQGRRYLCRRCREILVYSGETRFE; from the coding sequence ATGCCCGAGCTGCTCAAGCAACGCGTCGAAACCTGTTACCAACAAGCCGAAACCTTCTTCAAACGCCCCTTCCCGCGCCCGGAAATCAGCTTCAAGCTGCGCGGCCAGAAGGCCGGCGTCGCCCACCTGCACGAAAACCTGCTGCGCTTCAACCTGCAGCTGTACCGCGAAAACCAGGAAGACTTCCTGCGCCAGACGGTTGCCCACGAAGTGGCGCACCTGGTCGCCCACCAACTGTTCGGCGACCGTATCCAGGCCCATGGCGAGGAATGGCAACTGATCATGCGCGGCGTCTACGAACTGCCGCCCAACCGCTGCCACAACTATGAAGTGCAGCGGCGCGTGGTGACCCGCTACATCTATCGCTGCCCGTGCCCGGAGAGCGATTTCCCGTTCACCGCGCAGCGCCACAAGCTGGTGCGCCAGGGGCGCCGCTACCTGTGCCGGCGGTGTCGGGAGATATTGGTGTACAGCGGTGAGACCCGCTTCGAGTGA
- a CDS encoding Yip1 family protein: MIHHVVGLFTHPDQEWREIRGEEESISHMYLTHTLILAAIPAVSAFIGTTQVGWVIGGRPAVMLTMESALWMSIMSYLAMLAGVAVMGAFIHWMARTYDATPSMAQCVAFATYTATPLFLGGLAALYPHLWLGMMVGTAAICYTVYLLYVGLPTFMNIPSDEGFLFSSSVLAVGLVVLVAIMAATVIIWGLGVGPVYTN, encoded by the coding sequence ATGATTCATCACGTAGTGGGGCTGTTTACCCATCCGGATCAGGAGTGGCGGGAAATCCGTGGCGAGGAAGAAAGCATCAGCCACATGTACCTGACCCATACTTTGATTTTGGCGGCGATCCCTGCCGTTTCGGCGTTTATCGGCACAACCCAGGTCGGCTGGGTGATCGGCGGTCGGCCAGCGGTGATGCTGACCATGGAAAGCGCGCTATGGATGAGCATCATGTCCTACCTGGCGATGCTCGCCGGGGTAGCGGTGATGGGGGCGTTCATCCACTGGATGGCGCGCACCTACGACGCAACCCCGTCCATGGCCCAATGCGTCGCCTTCGCCACCTACACCGCCACCCCGCTGTTTCTCGGCGGCCTGGCGGCGCTGTACCCGCACCTGTGGCTGGGCATGATGGTCGGTACTGCGGCCATCTGCTACACCGTCTACCTGTTGTATGTCGGCTTGCCGACCTTCATGAACATTCCATCGGATGAAGGCTTCCTGTTCTCAAGCTCCGTGCTGGCAGTGGGGCTGGTGGTACTGGTGGCGATCATGGCCGCGACCGTGATCATCTGGGGACTGGGCGTGGGGCCCGTCTACACCAACTAG
- the ttcA gene encoding tRNA 2-thiocytidine(32) synthetase TtcA produces the protein MGTLSVNQNKLQKRLRRLAGEAITDYNMIEDGDKVMVCLSGGKDSYTMLDVLLHLQKVAPITFDIVAVNMDQKQPGFPEHVLPAYLKELGVEYHIVEKDTYSVVKELVPEGKTTCSLCSRLRRGTLYTFADEIGATKMALGHHRDDIVETFFLNMFFNGSLKGMPPKLRADDGRNVVIRPLAYCSEKDIQAYSDMKEFPIIPCNLCGSQENLQRQVVKDMLVEWERKHPGRTESIFRALQNVAPSQLADRNLFDFTSLKIDESATPRFLDVLNI, from the coding sequence ATGGGCACCCTCTCGGTCAACCAGAACAAACTGCAAAAACGCCTGCGTCGTCTCGCCGGCGAAGCCATCACCGACTACAACATGATCGAGGATGGCGACAAGGTCATGGTCTGCCTGTCCGGCGGCAAGGACAGCTACACCATGCTCGACGTTCTGTTGCACCTGCAGAAGGTGGCGCCGATCACGTTCGACATCGTCGCGGTGAACATGGACCAGAAGCAGCCGGGCTTCCCCGAGCACGTGCTGCCGGCGTACCTGAAGGAACTGGGTGTCGAGTATCACATCGTCGAGAAGGACACCTACTCGGTAGTCAAGGAACTGGTGCCAGAGGGCAAGACCACCTGCTCGCTGTGCTCGCGCCTGCGTCGCGGCACCCTGTACACCTTCGCCGACGAGATCGGCGCGACCAAGATGGCGCTTGGGCACCACCGCGACGACATCGTCGAGACCTTCTTCCTCAACATGTTCTTCAACGGTTCGCTCAAGGGCATGCCGCCGAAGCTGCGTGCCGACGATGGTCGCAACGTGGTGATCCGCCCGCTGGCGTACTGCAGCGAGAAGGACATCCAGGCCTACTCGGACATGAAGGAATTCCCGATCATCCCGTGCAACCTCTGCGGCTCGCAGGAAAACCTGCAGCGCCAGGTGGTCAAGGACATGCTGGTGGAGTGGGAGCGCAAGCACCCGGGGCGTACCGAAAGCATCTTCCGCGCCCTGCAGAACGTGGCGCCGTCGCAGCTCGCCGACCGCAACCTGTTCGACTTCACCAGCCTGAAGATCGACGAGAGCGCCACCCCGCGCTTCCTCGACGTGCTGAACATCTGA
- a CDS encoding DNA-3-methyladenine glycosylase I — protein sequence MRDYQWLHEYCLNRFGSAQALEAFLPQPHTPAQLRDISDDRYLSTLARRVFRAGLKHSLVDAKWPAFEQVFFGFDPEKVVLMGAEHLERLMQDERIIRHLGKLKSVPRNAQMILDVTRQKGSFGAFIADWPVTDIVGLWKYLAKHGNQLGGLSAPRFLRMVGKDTFIPTEDMAAALIAQKVIDKQPTSQRDLALVQQAFNQWHEQSGRPLCQLSVMLAHTVNH from the coding sequence ATGCGCGATTACCAGTGGCTGCATGAATACTGCCTGAACCGCTTCGGCTCGGCCCAGGCCCTCGAGGCCTTCCTGCCGCAGCCGCACACTCCGGCGCAGTTGCGCGACATCAGCGATGATCGCTACCTGTCGACCCTGGCCCGGCGCGTGTTCCGCGCCGGGCTCAAGCACAGCCTGGTGGATGCCAAGTGGCCGGCGTTCGAGCAGGTGTTCTTTGGCTTCGATCCGGAGAAAGTGGTGTTGATGGGCGCCGAGCACCTGGAGAGGTTGATGCAGGACGAGCGCATCATCCGCCACCTGGGCAAGCTCAAGAGCGTACCGCGCAATGCCCAGATGATCCTCGACGTGACCAGGCAGAAGGGCAGCTTCGGCGCGTTCATCGCCGACTGGCCGGTGACCGATATCGTCGGCCTGTGGAAGTACCTGGCCAAGCATGGCAACCAGCTGGGTGGATTGTCGGCGCCGCGTTTCCTGCGCATGGTCGGCAAGGATACGTTCATCCCTACCGAGGACATGGCGGCGGCGTTGATTGCACAGAAGGTGATCGACAAGCAGCCGACCAGTCAGCGCGACCTGGCCCTGGTGCAGCAAGCGTTCAACCAGTGGCACGAGCAAAGCGGACGACCGCTGTGCCAGTTGTCGGTGATGCTGGCGCATACCGTCAACCATTGA
- a CDS encoding DUF2069 domain-containing protein: MARKPKVLPTLQWLVPRLRLTRALSLAFFLGLVALLVVNNLWFANLHGARVEVILAIELVPLLLLLPGMLLGSARAHAWTCFVVNIYFIKGVLAAFDPARAVFGWVEVLVSLGLFVSGLLYTRWKFQFERRVAGEGR, encoded by the coding sequence GTGGCTAGAAAGCCCAAGGTGTTGCCGACACTGCAGTGGCTGGTGCCGCGCCTGCGCCTGACCCGGGCGCTGAGCCTGGCATTTTTCCTCGGTCTGGTCGCCCTGCTGGTGGTGAACAACCTGTGGTTCGCCAACCTGCACGGTGCACGGGTCGAGGTGATCCTGGCGATCGAGCTGGTGCCCTTGCTGTTGCTGCTACCCGGGATGCTGCTGGGCAGTGCCCGGGCACATGCCTGGACCTGCTTCGTGGTGAACATCTACTTCATCAAGGGCGTGCTGGCGGCGTTCGACCCGGCTCGGGCGGTGTTCGGCTGGGTCGAGGTGCTGGTCAGCCTGGGGTTGTTCGTCAGCGGGCTGCTGTACACGCGCTGGAAGTTTCAGTTCGAACGGCGCGTGGCGGGCGAAGGGCGTTAG